The following coding sequences lie in one Synechococcus sp. CC9902 genomic window:
- the accD gene encoding acetyl-CoA carboxylase, carboxyltransferase subunit beta, with product MSLFDWFADRRKGQYVGNVKQEPEEGDGLWSKCPECGLVVYLKDLRLNASVCAGCGYHHRIDSSERLALIADPESFQPLNEHLAPIDPLGFKDRRAYADRLRESQSATGLNDGVVTGLCRVDGIGMGLAVMDFRFMGGSMGSVVGEKITRLVEECTKRKLPLLIVCASGGARMQEGMLSLMQMAKISGALERHREAELLYLPLLTHPTTGGVTASFAMLGDLILAEPKALIGFAGRRVIEQTLREKLPDNFQTAEYLQDHGFVDTIIPRTQFRSTLASLLRLHGSKSLELTNA from the coding sequence GTGTCCCTTTTCGACTGGTTTGCTGACCGCCGTAAAGGTCAGTACGTCGGCAATGTCAAACAGGAACCCGAAGAGGGCGATGGCCTTTGGAGCAAGTGCCCGGAGTGCGGCCTTGTTGTTTATCTCAAGGACCTTCGTCTGAATGCCAGTGTTTGTGCGGGTTGTGGGTATCACCACCGCATCGATAGCTCCGAGCGGCTCGCTCTGATCGCTGATCCCGAGAGCTTCCAACCCCTGAATGAGCATCTGGCTCCCATCGACCCACTGGGATTTAAAGACCGTCGTGCCTATGCAGACCGTTTGCGGGAGAGCCAGTCGGCGACGGGCTTGAACGATGGTGTGGTTACCGGTCTTTGCCGGGTGGATGGGATTGGTATGGGTTTGGCGGTGATGGATTTCCGCTTCATGGGCGGTTCCATGGGATCCGTGGTGGGGGAAAAAATCACCCGTTTGGTGGAGGAATGCACCAAACGCAAGCTGCCCCTGCTGATTGTGTGTGCCTCCGGGGGCGCGCGAATGCAGGAGGGGATGTTGAGCCTGATGCAGATGGCGAAAATCTCAGGGGCCCTGGAGCGTCATCGGGAGGCTGAGCTTCTGTATTTACCGTTGCTCACCCACCCAACCACCGGTGGTGTTACCGCCAGTTTCGCCATGCTGGGAGATCTGATTTTGGCTGAGCCCAAGGCCTTGATTGGCTTTGCCGGCCGTCGGGTGATCGAACAAACGCTGCGCGAGAAATTGCCCGATAACTTTCAAACGGCTGAATATCTTCAAGACCACGGTTTTGTCGACACCATCATTCCGCGCACCCAATTCCGCAGCACGCTGGCATCACTCCTGCGTCTGCATGGATCGAAGTCGTTAGAGCTCACCAACGCATGA
- a CDS encoding Gfo/Idh/MocA family protein, whose amino-acid sequence MSSQPLGVAIAGLGFGEKVHLPALEANQDLKAVALWHPRRERLDLACAESGLQGYDNWDALLADPAVDAVIVATPPEPRFELARAALQAGKHVLLEKPIALHADQAMELQRLALRQQRSVAVDYEYRAVPLFMQAERLLRSGAVGTPWLVKLDWLMSSRADASRGWSWYSDRKAGGGVIGALGTHAFDTLAWLIGPVGAVQALNSVSIPERPGPDGAMTAVDAEDVALIQTTLSWQGRSDCSVPAQVNLASVARNGRGCWLEVYGSKGTLILGSENQKDYVHGFSLWLASSGEPLRSIQADADLAFPTTWSDGRVAPVARIQGWWAESMRSGQPMIPGLMEGVASRLACDAAASN is encoded by the coding sequence ATGTCCAGCCAACCCCTTGGAGTTGCCATCGCCGGACTGGGTTTCGGCGAAAAGGTGCATTTGCCGGCCTTAGAGGCCAATCAGGATTTGAAGGCCGTGGCGCTTTGGCATCCTCGGCGTGAGCGACTCGATTTGGCCTGTGCGGAGTCGGGTCTTCAGGGCTACGACAACTGGGATGCGTTGTTGGCCGATCCCGCGGTGGATGCCGTGATTGTGGCGACACCACCGGAACCTCGTTTCGAATTGGCCCGTGCCGCCCTTCAGGCGGGCAAGCATGTGTTGCTGGAAAAACCGATCGCACTCCATGCCGATCAGGCAATGGAGCTACAGCGGCTAGCTCTACGGCAACAGCGAAGCGTCGCGGTGGATTACGAGTACCGGGCGGTGCCTTTGTTTATGCAGGCCGAGCGCTTGTTGCGCTCGGGTGCAGTGGGAACACCATGGCTGGTCAAGTTGGATTGGTTGATGAGTAGCCGGGCGGATGCCAGCCGTGGCTGGAGCTGGTATTCCGATCGCAAAGCCGGTGGTGGCGTGATCGGAGCGTTGGGAACCCATGCCTTCGACACCTTGGCCTGGTTGATTGGCCCAGTGGGGGCGGTCCAAGCGCTCAACAGCGTCTCTATCCCCGAGCGCCCAGGTCCTGATGGGGCGATGACAGCCGTGGATGCGGAAGACGTCGCCTTGATTCAGACCACGCTGAGCTGGCAAGGGCGCAGCGATTGTTCAGTGCCAGCGCAAGTGAATCTTGCATCGGTCGCTCGTAATGGCCGCGGCTGCTGGCTTGAGGTGTATGGATCCAAGGGAACCTTGATCCTCGGCAGCGAGAACCAAAAGGACTATGTCCATGGTTTTTCTCTTTGGTTGGCTTCCTCTGGGGAACCGCTGCGATCGATCCAGGCGGATGCGGATTTGGCCTTCCCAACCACCTGGAGTGACGGGCGTGTGGCTCCCGTGGCGAGGATTCAGGGTTGGTGGGCGGAGAGTATGCGTAGCGGGCAACCAATGATCCCGGGATTAATGGAAGGCGTGGCAAGCCGGCTTGCGTGTGATGCAGCGGCATCGAATTAA
- a CDS encoding class I fructose-bisphosphate aldolase, whose amino-acid sequence MSLSDFSQELIATARALAESGKGILAVDESTKTVGKRLGSINVENTEANRQAYRGMLFTTAGLGQYISGAILYEETLFQNHADGESMVQKLQKLGVIPGIKVDQGLRPLPGAGPLETLCTGLDGLVERAADYYAQGARFAKWRAVLQITADGCPSDLSVRENAWGLARYARSVQESGLVPIIEPEILMDGDHTIEVTAAVQERVIQEVYQACHANGVLLEGTLLKPSMTVQGADCSQKADPKIVAEMTVRTLERSVPASVPGIVFLSGGLSEEAASIYLNTMNSIPKKASWNLGFSYGRALQHSCLKAWKGSETERGQAALLARARANSEASQGCYVAGSQPSSDEQLFVAGYTY is encoded by the coding sequence ATGTCGCTGTCTGACTTTTCTCAAGAGCTCATTGCAACAGCACGTGCTCTCGCTGAGTCTGGGAAAGGAATTCTTGCTGTGGATGAATCCACCAAGACAGTCGGCAAGCGATTAGGCTCAATAAATGTTGAAAATACAGAGGCGAATCGCCAGGCCTACCGTGGCATGCTTTTCACAACAGCAGGCCTGGGTCAGTACATCAGTGGTGCAATTCTCTACGAAGAGACGTTGTTCCAAAACCATGCCGATGGTGAGTCGATGGTTCAAAAGTTGCAGAAGCTGGGTGTGATCCCAGGAATTAAAGTTGATCAAGGTTTGCGCCCTCTTCCTGGAGCCGGACCTTTGGAGACCCTTTGCACTGGCCTCGATGGCTTGGTGGAGCGTGCTGCCGACTATTACGCCCAAGGTGCTCGCTTTGCCAAGTGGCGAGCTGTTCTCCAGATCACAGCTGATGGCTGTCCTTCTGATCTCTCCGTTCGTGAAAATGCATGGGGTCTGGCCCGTTACGCCAGAAGTGTTCAGGAGTCGGGTTTAGTCCCAATTATTGAGCCTGAGATTTTGATGGATGGCGACCATACAATTGAGGTAACAGCAGCAGTTCAAGAGCGAGTTATCCAAGAGGTTTATCAGGCTTGCCATGCCAATGGTGTTCTTTTAGAAGGCACATTGCTTAAACCATCGATGACAGTACAGGGAGCTGATTGTTCCCAGAAGGCTGATCCAAAGATTGTTGCTGAAATGACCGTCCGAACCTTGGAGAGAAGTGTGCCTGCGAGTGTTCCTGGAATTGTTTTTCTGTCCGGTGGTTTGAGTGAAGAGGCCGCGTCTATTTATCTCAATACGATGAATAGTATCCCTAAAAAAGCAAGTTGGAATCTTGGCTTTTCCTATGGACGCGCACTCCAACATTCATGCCTGAAGGCTTGGAAAGGATCGGAGACGGAACGCGGTCAGGCTGCGCTCCTCGCCCGGGCACGAGCAAATTCAGAGGCGTCTCAAGGTTGTTATGTCGCAGGATCGCAGCCGTCGTCCGATGAACAGTTATTTGTTGCTGGTTACACCTACTGA
- the fba gene encoding class II fructose-bisphosphate aldolase (catalyzes the reversible aldol condensation of dihydroxyacetonephosphate and glyceraldehyde 3-phosphate in the Calvin cycle, glycolysis, and/or gluconeogenesis) — protein sequence MALVPLRLLLDHAAENGYGIPAFNVNNLEQVQSIMEAAHETDSPVILQASRGARTYAGENFLRHLILAAVETYPDIPVVMHQDHGNSPATCFGAAANGFTSVMMDGSLEADAKTPASYDYNVNVTKDVVDVAHAIGVSVEGELGCLGSLETGKGEAEDGHGFEGELSKDQLLTDPAEAADFVAKTKVDALAIAIGTSHGAYKFTRKPTGEVLAISRIAEIHKAIPNTHLVMHGSSSVPQEWLEMINKYGGAIPETYGVPVEEIQEGIRNGVRKVNIDTDNRLAFTAAVREAAMADPANFDPRHFNKPARKYMKQVCLDRYQQFWAAGNASKIKQSDINYYAGLYAKGALDPKTAVAA from the coding sequence ATGGCGCTCGTTCCGCTCCGTCTACTGCTAGACCACGCCGCCGAAAACGGCTACGGCATTCCTGCGTTCAACGTGAACAACCTTGAGCAGGTGCAGTCGATCATGGAAGCGGCTCATGAGACCGATTCCCCAGTGATCCTGCAGGCGTCCCGCGGTGCGCGGACCTACGCAGGCGAAAATTTCCTTCGCCACCTGATCCTGGCTGCTGTAGAGACTTACCCCGACATTCCGGTGGTGATGCACCAGGACCACGGCAACAGCCCCGCCACCTGCTTCGGTGCTGCGGCGAACGGCTTCACTTCCGTGATGATGGATGGCTCCCTTGAAGCAGACGCCAAGACCCCTGCGAGCTACGACTACAACGTCAACGTCACCAAAGATGTAGTGGATGTTGCCCATGCCATCGGCGTGAGTGTTGAGGGTGAACTGGGTTGCCTCGGCTCCCTCGAAACCGGCAAAGGTGAAGCTGAGGACGGCCATGGCTTCGAGGGTGAACTCTCGAAAGATCAGCTCCTCACCGATCCAGCTGAGGCCGCTGACTTTGTCGCCAAAACAAAGGTTGACGCCCTGGCGATCGCCATCGGTACCAGCCACGGTGCTTACAAATTCACCCGCAAGCCCACTGGTGAAGTGTTGGCCATCAGCCGCATCGCTGAAATCCACAAGGCCATCCCCAATACCCATTTGGTGATGCATGGCTCTTCTTCCGTTCCCCAGGAATGGCTGGAGATGATCAACAAGTACGGCGGTGCTATCCCTGAGACCTATGGCGTTCCCGTCGAAGAGATTCAGGAAGGTATCCGCAATGGTGTGCGCAAGGTGAACATCGACACCGACAACCGCCTCGCTTTCACTGCCGCTGTCCGTGAAGCAGCCATGGCTGATCCTGCCAACTTCGATCCCCGCCACTTCAATAAGCCAGCGCGGAAGTACATGAAGCAGGTTTGCTTGGATCGTTATCAGCAGTTCTGGGCTGCCGGTAACGCCAGCAAGATCAAGCAAAGCGACATCAACTACTACGCCGGCTTGTATGCCAAGGGTGCGCTTGACCCTAAAACTGCTGTTGCTGCCTGA
- a CDS encoding gamma-glutamyltransferase family protein, whose amino-acid sequence MRTFVLPLVTCVAFVGADVAGAAPVSRDDPEGAESNQRIISSAAGSAVVVTAHPLATAAAHTMLMQGGDAVDALVAAQSVLAVVEPQSSGLGGGGFLLHWNAQQRQLDVLDGREQAPSASRPNDLLKPDGQPLPWREATSQLRAIGIPGTVALLWDAHQRWGRLPWTTTFQPAITLARKGFRTTPRLLRSIRLAQRIGTRHSTEFDQLYRPGGELPRLNQVFRNPALGDTLEQIARDGGSSFYDGALAARILKGIAELGSQERAFQGWAAADLKNYTVIRRHPVCHPIQRWQLCTVPPPSGGGLAILQTLALLEATGPMSNPKRPQTWQRFATALQWADADRYYWVNDPSDWPVPTKGLLTPRYLRGRATALLDQPASIPGPGLPPGRSHYPFARTSAGVEQGTTHLSIVDRHGNLAVYTGSVETVFGSRHVVAGMVMNNQLTDFAFRPSIQGRPVANRRRPGKRPMSSMAPLIVLENNQPVLAVGSPGGRTIPHFISRVLMASLFWGLPPEQSVAMPHLSIRDNRLVAERDSPIPWPFALTELSRGEQEIKSQPLNSGIALIQRIHGRWHGVADPRREGAAMALP is encoded by the coding sequence ATTCGCACCTTTGTTCTACCGCTAGTGACTTGCGTTGCGTTCGTAGGCGCTGACGTCGCAGGGGCTGCGCCCGTCAGTCGCGATGACCCCGAGGGTGCCGAAAGCAACCAGCGAATAATCTCTTCAGCCGCAGGTTCGGCCGTTGTGGTGACTGCCCATCCACTCGCAACGGCTGCGGCCCACACGATGTTGATGCAAGGAGGGGATGCGGTGGATGCCCTTGTGGCAGCGCAAAGCGTGTTGGCCGTGGTGGAACCACAAAGCTCTGGCCTTGGAGGCGGTGGGTTTCTGCTGCATTGGAACGCTCAGCAACGTCAGTTGGATGTGCTCGATGGTCGCGAACAGGCCCCAAGCGCGAGCCGACCAAACGATCTACTGAAACCCGACGGACAGCCGCTCCCCTGGCGAGAGGCCACCAGCCAACTTCGCGCCATCGGGATCCCAGGAACCGTGGCTCTGCTTTGGGATGCCCATCAGCGCTGGGGTCGCCTGCCATGGACAACCACGTTTCAACCGGCGATCACCCTGGCCCGAAAAGGATTTCGGACCACCCCGAGGCTATTGCGCTCGATCAGGCTGGCCCAAAGGATTGGTACCCGGCATAGCACCGAATTTGATCAGCTCTATCGACCTGGTGGTGAACTGCCAAGGCTGAATCAGGTGTTTCGAAATCCAGCACTTGGGGACACACTTGAACAGATTGCACGGGATGGTGGATCCTCGTTTTACGACGGGGCGTTAGCGGCTCGAATCCTCAAGGGGATAGCCGAACTTGGCTCGCAAGAACGGGCGTTTCAGGGATGGGCGGCAGCGGATCTCAAGAACTACACCGTCATTCGACGGCATCCCGTCTGCCACCCCATCCAGCGCTGGCAGCTCTGCACCGTGCCACCACCAAGTGGTGGTGGGCTAGCGATTCTTCAAACGCTGGCGTTGTTGGAGGCCACTGGCCCCATGTCCAACCCAAAGCGCCCGCAAACATGGCAACGGTTTGCCACCGCCCTCCAGTGGGCCGATGCTGATCGCTACTACTGGGTCAACGACCCGAGTGACTGGCCTGTTCCCACGAAGGGACTGCTAACGCCGCGATATCTCCGAGGGCGAGCCACGGCGCTGCTGGATCAACCGGCATCCATTCCAGGCCCTGGGTTACCACCGGGGCGAAGCCATTACCCCTTTGCCAGGACAAGTGCTGGCGTTGAGCAAGGCACGACGCATCTTTCCATCGTCGATCGGCACGGAAACCTGGCTGTCTACACAGGATCAGTGGAAACGGTGTTTGGCAGTCGCCATGTGGTCGCCGGAATGGTGATGAACAATCAGCTCACAGACTTCGCCTTTCGACCATCCATCCAAGGGCGACCGGTGGCCAACCGTCGCCGCCCTGGGAAACGCCCGATGTCATCCATGGCACCACTCATCGTGCTTGAAAACAATCAACCCGTCCTGGCCGTGGGATCTCCTGGTGGACGAACAATTCCCCACTTCATCAGTCGCGTGCTGATGGCATCGCTGTTTTGGGGACTCCCCCCTGAACAGTCCGTTGCCATGCCCCATCTCTCGATCCGAGACAACCGGCTGGTGGCTGAACGCGATTCACCCATACCCTGGCCGTTCGCGCTGACAGAGCTCAGTAGGGGAGAGCAGGAGATCAAATCCCAACCGCTGAACAGCGGCATTGCCTTAATTCAGCGGATCCACGGGCGTTGGCATGGGGTCGCTGATCCACGGCGGGAGGGCGCCGCGATGGCCCTGCCTTAA
- a CDS encoding S66 peptidase family protein, with protein sequence MIQRRSLLISGATTTLGALLSGKATASTRGSTPHLPPLRKGARLRAINPGTWIEPDTAFDALIDRCAAEDWTLEIPPSVTEQWRYFSGRDQERAVELTRAWADPSIDAVISLGGGWGSARVLEAGFEFPRRPKWSLGFSDSCSLLLAQWAAGLPGAIHGSTSGTEDQWQRTVDLLKGRPVAPLDGRGIVPGIGEGFLVVTNLTVGTHLIGTPWMPHLDGTILVLEDVGEAPYRVDRMLTQWRSAGLLDKVAGVACGRFSWMEDDIQPGDFSMEEILENRLGGLGVPLVVNLPIGHGLPNQALPLGQRARLDGRRGRLALLP encoded by the coding sequence ATGATCCAGCGCCGTTCGCTGCTGATCTCAGGAGCGACCACTACGCTGGGTGCGCTGCTTAGCGGGAAAGCCACTGCTTCAACAAGAGGATCAACACCTCACTTACCCCCCCTCCGCAAGGGAGCCCGCTTACGCGCCATCAATCCCGGTACTTGGATCGAGCCAGATACAGCATTTGATGCCCTGATCGACCGCTGCGCCGCCGAAGATTGGACCCTGGAGATTCCGCCATCCGTGACCGAGCAGTGGCGATATTTTTCAGGCCGCGATCAAGAACGGGCTGTCGAGCTCACGAGGGCTTGGGCGGATCCCAGCATTGATGCCGTGATCTCCCTCGGTGGAGGGTGGGGCAGTGCTCGCGTCTTGGAGGCTGGCTTTGAATTCCCCCGCCGGCCCAAATGGAGCCTGGGTTTTTCAGACAGCTGTTCCCTGCTGCTCGCCCAGTGGGCCGCCGGGCTACCTGGCGCCATTCATGGCTCCACCAGCGGGACCGAGGATCAATGGCAACGAACCGTTGACCTGCTCAAGGGACGCCCCGTCGCGCCCCTTGATGGACGCGGGATTGTTCCAGGTATCGGAGAAGGTTTTCTCGTGGTGACCAACCTCACGGTGGGAACCCATCTCATCGGCACCCCATGGATGCCCCATCTCGACGGAACGATTTTGGTTCTTGAAGACGTTGGAGAAGCCCCCTACCGGGTGGACCGGATGTTGACCCAATGGAGAAGCGCCGGGCTTTTGGACAAGGTGGCCGGAGTGGCTTGTGGTCGATTCAGCTGGATGGAAGACGACATCCAGCCGGGTGATTTCAGCATGGAGGAGATTCTCGAAAACCGCCTCGGGGGCCTTGGTGTTCCCCTGGTGGTGAACTTACCCATCGGCCATGGCCTCCCCAACCAGGCCCTGCCGTTGGGGCAACGGGCACGCCTGGATGGTCGACGCGGGAGGCTTGCGCTCCTCCCTTGA
- the purQ gene encoding phosphoribosylformylglycinamidine synthase subunit PurQ, producing the protein MTIGVVVFPGSNCDRDVQWATEGCLNLPTRRLWHEETDLSGLDAVVLPGGFSYGDYLRCGAIARFAPVLQSLMDFASKGGRVLGICNGFQVLTELGLLPGALTRNQNLHFICEDAPLHVSSTRTDWLKAYGNAASLVLPIAHGEGRYQCSNDTLKQLQDQDCIALRYGSNPNGSVDDIAGITNPSGNVLGLMPHPERACDPATGGTDGRSMLKALLN; encoded by the coding sequence ATGACGATCGGGGTTGTTGTTTTTCCTGGTTCCAACTGCGACCGGGATGTGCAATGGGCAACCGAGGGATGCCTCAACCTGCCCACACGACGGTTATGGCACGAAGAAACCGATCTGAGTGGGCTGGATGCCGTCGTGCTTCCAGGGGGCTTCAGTTACGGCGATTATTTGCGTTGTGGAGCCATCGCACGATTTGCACCGGTGCTCCAGTCGCTGATGGACTTCGCTTCGAAGGGCGGACGAGTTCTGGGCATCTGCAACGGCTTCCAAGTGCTGACGGAATTGGGATTGCTCCCTGGAGCCCTCACACGCAATCAAAACCTGCACTTCATTTGCGAGGACGCACCACTCCACGTTTCAAGCACCCGCACCGACTGGCTGAAGGCCTACGGCAACGCCGCATCGCTGGTGCTGCCCATCGCCCATGGAGAAGGTCGTTATCAATGCAGCAACGACACCTTGAAACAACTTCAAGATCAGGACTGCATTGCGCTTCGCTACGGCTCAAACCCCAATGGTTCAGTAGATGACATTGCTGGAATCACCAATCCGTCGGGCAATGTTCTTGGATTAATGCCCCATCCAGAGCGCGCCTGTGATCCAGCCACCGGTGGCACCGACGGTCGCAGCATGCTGAAAGCACTGCTGAACTGA
- the purS gene encoding phosphoribosylformylglycinamidine synthase subunit PurS: protein MSGRIPLALLVIVPRYQARVLVHLRPSVLDPAGEAAKGAAIRLGVDGISKLRIGKAVELEIEAPNEEEARRRLELLSDRLLANPVIEDWSLELQDS from the coding sequence GTGTCTGGCAGGATTCCACTAGCCCTGCTGGTGATCGTGCCGCGTTATCAAGCCCGCGTTCTGGTCCACCTGCGCCCCTCTGTGCTGGATCCTGCTGGAGAAGCCGCAAAAGGTGCCGCCATCCGTCTGGGTGTGGATGGGATTAGCAAACTGCGCATCGGCAAAGCCGTTGAGTTAGAAATTGAGGCCCCGAACGAAGAAGAAGCCCGTCGTCGGCTTGAACTTCTGAGCGATCGGCTTCTCGCTAACCCAGTCATCGAGGACTGGTCCCTAGAGCTCCAGGATTCATGA
- a CDS encoding mechanosensitive ion channel family protein: MHVPDVLLDIAGGIALTLLISFIFKKILPRLAKKTQSDFDDFLLREISGLILPFGIIAVLLLAEAKLQLPGGLNRPYEIILTIVGAVVVIRLINRIGMRLLQGIARRSGRDDIEQLIKTLFPLLRALTWVVVSLIILQSQGVKLAVVWGLLSAGGIGLGLALKEPAQELFAYLMILIDKPFTIGQFIAVDSVSATVEKIGVRSTHLRSLRGEIVVINNSKLTSSNIENFATMQQRRMIYSIGVTYQTTADQIQSIPTTIQTIVDNTTHAIFNRCHFTGFGDYSLNFEIVYYIDNRDYTNALDIQQSINLSIMRKFEEQGIEFAFPSQTLYLEGNGITAGAAS; the protein is encoded by the coding sequence ATGCACGTGCCTGACGTCCTTCTTGATATAGCCGGAGGAATTGCATTAACGCTCTTAATCTCCTTTATCTTTAAAAAAATTCTCCCCCGATTAGCAAAAAAAACACAATCAGATTTCGATGATTTTTTATTACGTGAAATTAGCGGCTTAATCCTTCCGTTCGGAATTATTGCGGTTCTTCTTCTGGCGGAAGCCAAGCTTCAGCTCCCAGGGGGGCTCAACAGGCCCTACGAAATTATTCTGACGATCGTAGGAGCCGTTGTTGTTATTCGTTTGATCAACCGGATCGGCATGCGCCTGCTGCAAGGCATTGCACGACGCAGCGGCAGAGACGACATTGAGCAACTCATCAAAACTCTTTTCCCTCTCTTAAGAGCACTCACTTGGGTCGTCGTCAGCCTCATTATTCTTCAAAGTCAAGGCGTCAAACTGGCCGTTGTATGGGGACTACTGAGTGCTGGCGGCATTGGATTAGGCCTCGCACTAAAGGAACCGGCCCAAGAATTATTTGCTTACCTAATGATTCTGATCGACAAACCCTTTACGATCGGACAATTCATTGCGGTCGACTCTGTATCGGCAACTGTTGAAAAAATCGGCGTTCGATCCACACATCTTCGAAGCTTAAGAGGTGAAATTGTTGTTATCAATAACTCAAAGCTTACCAGTTCCAATATCGAGAATTTTGCCACCATGCAACAACGTCGAATGATTTATTCAATCGGCGTTACCTATCAAACTACAGCGGATCAGATTCAATCCATACCAACAACAATACAAACCATCGTTGACAACACAACACATGCAATTTTCAACCGCTGTCATTTCACAGGCTTTGGCGATTACAGCTTAAATTTTGAAATTGTTTATTACATCGACAACCGCGATTACACCAATGCCTTGGACATTCAACAATCGATAAACCTAAGCATCATGCGCAAATTTGAAGAACAAGGAATTGAATTTGCCTTCCCGAGTCAGACGCTCTATCTCGAAGGCAATGGAATAACCGCGGGAGCAGCGTCTTGA
- a CDS encoding DUF938 domain-containing protein — protein sequence MADLGQRLHFPATARNREPITEILQQWLPNGGTILEIASGSGEHAVAFQQKFSHLRWQASDPDPQHRDSINAWIRYTEQSSTMPQALDIDVAQQPWPLPKDVQLCLSAIVCINLLHISSKNCTEALLQQAAEQLPPKAPLMIYGPFKQNGAHTSPSNESFDSSLRERNPKWGVRDIEWIKSLITTLPLILMECISMPANNQMLILIHE from the coding sequence ATGGCAGATCTAGGGCAACGGTTGCACTTCCCTGCCACAGCAAGAAATCGCGAACCGATTACAGAAATCCTTCAACAGTGGCTCCCAAACGGGGGAACCATTTTGGAAATCGCCAGTGGCAGCGGTGAACATGCTGTGGCATTTCAACAGAAATTTTCCCATCTGAGATGGCAAGCAAGTGATCCGGATCCTCAGCACCGCGACAGCATCAACGCATGGATTCGTTATACCGAGCAATCCAGCACGATGCCCCAAGCGCTTGACATCGATGTTGCACAACAACCCTGGCCACTACCCAAGGATGTCCAACTATGTCTGTCCGCCATTGTTTGTATCAACTTGCTTCATATCAGCAGCAAAAATTGCACCGAAGCACTTCTCCAGCAAGCGGCAGAGCAACTACCGCCCAAGGCTCCTCTGATGATCTATGGACCCTTTAAACAAAACGGGGCCCATACAAGCCCAAGCAACGAAAGCTTCGATTCGAGCTTGCGAGAACGTAATCCTAAATGGGGCGTGCGTGACATCGAATGGATCAAATCGTTAATCACGACACTCCCCTTGATACTGATGGAGTGCATCTCCATGCCAGCTAACAATCAAATGCTCATCTTGATTCATGAATAA
- a CDS encoding thermonuclease family protein, with product MKYVLIALIATIFGSLAGYSQQKPVKILSITNGQQLLVEVEQHGRAVRLACLQAPRFRQEPWAEFAQSVIESHVKRGDQAFFELRSRDVYGRLVGRLFVNGKDLGAQLVQQGSVMAWDGFVGRCDDLNYSELETMAKDAGLGLWSATPPLERPWDVMEAAGGGEP from the coding sequence ATGAAATATGTCCTGATTGCTTTGATAGCCACAATTTTTGGATCCCTTGCGGGCTATAGCCAGCAGAAACCGGTGAAGATCCTGTCGATCACAAATGGTCAGCAGCTTCTAGTCGAAGTGGAACAGCATGGTCGCGCTGTTCGTTTGGCTTGCCTTCAGGCTCCTCGATTTCGTCAGGAGCCGTGGGCTGAGTTTGCCCAATCAGTCATAGAGAGCCACGTGAAACGAGGCGATCAGGCATTCTTCGAGCTTCGATCAAGGGATGTGTACGGGCGCTTAGTTGGTCGCTTGTTTGTGAATGGCAAGGATCTTGGCGCTCAGCTTGTGCAGCAGGGAAGTGTTATGGCTTGGGATGGGTTTGTGGGGCGCTGTGATGATTTGAATTATTCAGAGCTTGAGACGATGGCGAAGGATGCGGGTCTTGGTCTATGGTCGGCAACCCCACCACTTGAGCGTCCATGGGATGTGATGGAGGCCGCCGGTGGGGGAGAGCCCTGA